The Acipenser ruthenus chromosome 27, fAciRut3.2 maternal haplotype, whole genome shotgun sequence genome includes a window with the following:
- the LOC117432452 gene encoding A-kinase-interacting protein 1-like produces the protein METGQTWLEGSLGRSAKLGLEVLERARRRSMVEWPAVCPVAQLTVEETLRSRSGKDRVGKSDNEEATRHTSIDDAFETVLEFMAHTTKQCKNLYRSVSACECNQTEMNHVCRYHPPHVSSHGAAKPRVCRKPVQRTSEDFYIELAPGTYAITAGACDSKRQTRVVKINAGESVDLSFTV, from the exons ATGGAGACAGGGCAGACCTGGCTGGAAGGCTCTCTGGGGCGTTCTGCTAAACTTGGTCTTGAAGTATTGGAGCGTGCACGGAGGCGAAGCATGGTGGAGTGGCCTGCAGTCTGTCCTGTAGCCCAGCTCACAGTAGAAGAGACTTTGAGAAGCCGTTCGGGGAAGGACCGAGTAGGAAAAAGTGATAATGAG GAGGCAACTAGGCACACCAGCATTGATGATGCTTTTGAGACAGTGCTGGAGTTTATGGCTCACACAACCAAACAATGCAAG AACCTCTACAGATCAGTGTCTGCATGCGAGTGTAACCAGACTGAAATGAACCATGTATGTAGATACCACCCTCCTCATGTCTCCTCTCATGGTGCAGCCAAACCAAGGGTTTGCAGAAAGCCA GTACAAAGGACTTCAGAAGACTTTTATATAGAACTGGCTCCAGGCACCTATGCCATCACTGCAGGAGCATGTGACTCCAAGAGACAGACCCGGGTGGTGAAAATCAATGCAGGGGAGAGCGTGGATCTTTCTTTTACTGTGTGA